From the Exiguobacterium marinum DSM 16307 genome, the window ACAAAACGAAATCTTCTTGCCAACCTTTTTTTAGAAAAATGGGATATTTCAAAAAAAGAGTTACCACGTTTTCTTCATCATACGATGCGGAATATCCGCATCCAAAAACTCGTCTCCGAATGCCTCGTACCCGAGTTTTTCATAAAACGGAAGCGCCGTCAGTTGTGCGCCTAATCGTAATTCACCCAACCCTCGATGTTTTGCCACACGTTCGACTTCGTTCATAACATCTTTCCCATATCCATGTCCCCGTGCCGACTCGATCGTCGCCACCCGTTCTACTTTTCCGATGTTCGAATCGATGGGACGAAGGCGTGCCGTTGTCACAGGCTCCGAGTCAAGGAGACCGACCACATGTGTACACACATCGTCTAAGTCGTCATATTCTAAACTCGCATCAATTCCTTGTTCCTGAATGAATACAACTTCTCTCACTTGTCTCGCCTGTTGAATCAAATCAGCTTCTTGCCCACTTTGAATCGTCAACATGAAAGCACCCCTTCCTGCAATCGTTTCACGATTTCTTCCATCCCTCGCTCCAGCTCAGACACGGATGTGAATCGTGCTTGTGCCTGCTTATGGTTTCCGCCGCCACGACCAATCTGCATCTCTTGAAGGGCGGTTTTCAAGAATTTACCGACGGCGATATCATGCGTCCCATCATGCATGACAAACAATTTCTGCGTGCCATAGTTGGCTCCAACCGCAATTCGTCCCGTCGCGGCAATCCGTTCGACGATGGCGGTCGTCAACGTTTCAGCTTCGGTCCGCCCCACATGTAACGCTACATAGTTATCTTCTTTCAACACTGCCTCTACTTTCGCTTTCGCAATCCGTTCTTCTAGCGTCTTAATCTCTTTTTCACGTTCTAGACGAATCGTATGTTCTTCAATCACACGCTCTGCCACGGATTCATTCGTTGTCGAGAATGTATGGTGAATCGAACGTAACGCTTCTCGCGCTTGTTGGGTCGCCTTGAGTGCCCGGTCACCGGCCACATACGTCAAGCGAATATTCCCTCTGACTTTCTTCATCGCCGTCACGTGAATCGTACCGAGTTGTCCGGTTGTCCCCACGTGGGTGCCGCCGCATGCATTGTAGTCAATCCCTTCGATTTCTACGATGCGAATCATCCCCATGCGATCGGTCGCCTTCCGTAAACGCGTTCGATCCACTTCTTCCTCCGGTATCTCATACACATGAATCGGACGGTTCTCGTAGACCAGTTGTTGCAACTCATGCTCAAGTGCGTTAATTTGTGGCCAGTCCATCGTTGTCGTTTCAATCTCAATGGACGAGTCGGCTGACCCGATTCCAAAGCTGAGCGTGCGAATGCCGTGACGGTCCTCTAAGATTGCCGTTAAAAGATGTTGAGCAGTATGTTGAATCGAATGATCACGTCTCACATCTTCATCGATTCGAGCCTCTACCGTTGTACCAATCGGTAAGGACTCGTGCAAGAGGTGCCGAACCTCGTCTTCAATGAGTTGTATATCTAATACTTCATGTGATCCAATCCATCCCCGATCGGCTGGCTGTCCACCGCCTTCTGCATAAAACGGACTGTTCTCAAGTGTATGCCAATAACCTGATTGATCCATTTTGACCGCAGTTACGACTGTTTCCAATGTGTGTTGATTCATCTTCCCCTCCACCTTTTCTCTTTAAAAAATCTGTTCAGACAACTAGTTTAATTTCGTCTATAATGAAACATACACCTTCTCAGTCAGGAGCGAAATGATATGTTAGAAATTGATAAACAATCTCCGTTACCTATTTATTATCAAATTGAAGCGTACTTAAAGCAACAAATTGATGACGGATTGTTAAAACCAGGAGACACCCTGCCTTCAGAGCGTGAATTTTCCGAGCAATTTCATGTCAGTCGAATGACAATTCGTCAAGCGATTATGAATCTCGTCAACGCCGGTTATTTGAGCCGTCAAAAAGGACGGGGCACCTTTGTCGCGAGTCAAAAGATTGCGATGACATTATCCGGACTGACGAGTTTTTCTGAAGAAATCAAACATCGAGGCATGCGCCCGCTCAGTCGTCTCTTATCGTACGAGGTCATTCCGGCAACGGATCTCATCGCGCAGCAACTGAGCATCCCAAATCAGACACCTGTTTATGAAATGAAGCGGCTACGACTCGCAGATGACAATCCGCTTGCGCTCGAGACCGCCTATATCCCAGTCCATTTATTGCCGGATTTGACGCAAGATGACGCCACGGGCTCTATTTATGCGTACGCCGAACAACGTGGACTACGTCTGAAGAATGCCACGCAGACACTCGAAGCTCGAAGCGCCGGTCCTGAAGAAGCCAAGCTCCTCACTATCTCTCCGAACGCTCCGGTACTGTTGATTGACCAGCGAACGTATCTCGATGATGGCGGCATGTTTGAATATAGTCGTTCCCTTTTCCGTGGAGACTCGTACTCTTTGACCGTCGCCATGGATCGCATATAACGCACGAAACAGAAATACGATTTTCTACCCTCTTTTCGACTCATATTGGAGCTAAACAATCTTATTCTACGTATATAGATGTTAAAGGGGGGGAGGACATTGCATAAGGTAATCGATATCATGAAATATCGAAAAATCGCATTACTTTGTTTATTTATCTCGATTCCAATTAGTC encodes:
- a CDS encoding GNAT family N-acetyltransferase — protein: MLTIQSGQEADLIQQARQVREVVFIQEQGIDASLEYDDLDDVCTHVVGLLDSEPVTTARLRPIDSNIGKVERVATIESARGHGYGKDVMNEVERVAKHRGLGELRLGAQLTALPFYEKLGYEAFGDEFLDADIPHRMMKKTW
- a CDS encoding alanyl-tRNA editing protein, with the translated sequence MNQHTLETVVTAVKMDQSGYWHTLENSPFYAEGGGQPADRGWIGSHEVLDIQLIEDEVRHLLHESLPIGTTVEARIDEDVRRDHSIQHTAQHLLTAILEDRHGIRTLSFGIGSADSSIEIETTTMDWPQINALEHELQQLVYENRPIHVYEIPEEEVDRTRLRKATDRMGMIRIVEIEGIDYNACGGTHVGTTGQLGTIHVTAMKKVRGNIRLTYVAGDRALKATQQAREALRSIHHTFSTTNESVAERVIEEHTIRLEREKEIKTLEERIAKAKVEAVLKEDNYVALHVGRTEAETLTTAIVERIAATGRIAVGANYGTQKLFVMHDGTHDIAVGKFLKTALQEMQIGRGGGNHKQAQARFTSVSELERGMEEIVKRLQEGVLSC
- a CDS encoding GntR family transcriptional regulator; the encoded protein is MLEIDKQSPLPIYYQIEAYLKQQIDDGLLKPGDTLPSEREFSEQFHVSRMTIRQAIMNLVNAGYLSRQKGRGTFVASQKIAMTLSGLTSFSEEIKHRGMRPLSRLLSYEVIPATDLIAQQLSIPNQTPVYEMKRLRLADDNPLALETAYIPVHLLPDLTQDDATGSIYAYAEQRGLRLKNATQTLEARSAGPEEAKLLTISPNAPVLLIDQRTYLDDGGMFEYSRSLFRGDSYSLTVAMDRI